Proteins from a single region of Electrophorus electricus isolate fEleEle1 chromosome 5, fEleEle1.pri, whole genome shotgun sequence:
- the LOC113586080 gene encoding probable E3 ubiquitin-protein ligase TRIML1, which yields MVSRAKKQCENTYKNVKDVMTAQYSELHTLLDENQQQAFLLLKAERDSLKEGLIQLAEDADSYRQRFESIRKNIEELDRRQDSYNLVVLLAETEVQLLSLETINHFYSNVERRMKVDGMRMSTLEKSITKIVQKNKTLLPQPWEFSEAITFDPDKKHKDLTISEDKTQVSLRGSFTKQSKDCRAASANILASESFSTGKHYWEVDVGGCQNWSVGVAENDWVKNGVGHTTLGRDDRSWLLESNEGNLTGVHHNDVSTISEASVQRLGVLVDCDMAKVNFYDALTGMKLYTLSMNFQSVVFPAFSIRHMGERKNSKLVICNLKSTGDYLGVMLTPRIHRQ from the exons ATGGTCTCCAGGGCAAAGAAGCAGTGTGAG AACACATATAAGAATGTTAAAGACGTCATGACTGCCCAGTACAGCGAGCTCCACACACTGTTGGATGAGAACCAACAGCAAGCTTTCCTGTTACTGAAGGCTGAGAGAGACTCTCTGAAAGAGGGTCTTATCCAACTTGCTGAGGATGCAGACAGTTATCGTCAGAGATTTGAGAGCATTCGAAAGAACATTGAAGAGCTAGATAGAAGACAGGACAGCTACAATCTGGTGGTTCTGTTG GCGGAAACCGAGGTGCAGTTGTTAAG CCTTGAGACTATAAAccatttttattcaaatgtggAGAGAAGGATGAAGGTTGATGGCATGAGGATGAGCACTCTGGAAAAGTCCATCACAAAGATTGTCCAGAAGAACAAAACGCTTCTGCCTCAACCATGGGAAT TCTCAGAGGCCATCACCTTTGATCCggataaaaaacacaaagacctgACAATCTCGGAGGACAAAACCCAGGTTTCTCTTAGAGGCTCCTTCACCAAGCAATCAAAGGATTGCAGAGCAGCATCAGCCAACATCCTGGCATCTGAGTCCTTCAGCACAGGAAAGCATTACTGGGAGGTGGATGTAGGTGGCTGCCAGAACTGGTCAGTTGGTGTCGCAGAAAATGACTGGGTTAAAAATGGAGTTGGACATACCACTCTGGGCAGAGACGACAGATCCTGGTTGCTGGAATCAAATGAAGGAAATCTGACAGGAGTGCACCACAATGACGTCAGCACCATCTCTGAGGCCAGCGTACAGAGGCTGGGTGTGCTCGTGGACTGTGATATGGCTAAAGTGAATTTCTATGATGCTCTCACAGGGATGAAACTATACACGCTGTCAATGAACTTCCAGAGTGTGGTTTTCCCTGCCTTCAGCATTAGGCAcatgggggaaagaaaaaattCTAAACTGGTAATTTGCAACCTTAAAAGTACGGGTGACTATCTTGGGGTGATGCTGACTCCAAGAATTCATCGGCAATAA
- the LOC118241475 gene encoding probable E3 ubiquitin-protein ligase TRIML1 — MVSRAKKQCENTYKNVKDVMTAQYSELHTLLDENQQQAFLLLKAERDSLKEGLIQLAEDADSYRQRFESIRKNIEELDRRQDSYNLVVLLAETEVQLLSLETINHFYSNVERRMKVDGMRMSTLEKSITKIVQKNKTLLPQPWEFSEAITFDPDKKHKDLTISEDKTQVSLRGSFTKQSKDCRAASANILASESFSTGKHYWEVDVGGCQNWSVGVAENGWVKNGVGHTTLGRDDRSWLLESNEGNLTGVHHNDVSTISEASVQRLGVLVDCDMAKVNFYDALTGMKLHTLSMNFQSVVVPAFSIRHMGERKNSKLVICNLKSTGDYLGVMLTPRIHRQ; from the exons ATGGTCTCCAGGGCAAAGAAGCAGTGTGAG AACACATATAAGAATGTTAAAGACGTCATGACTGCCCAGTACAGCGAGCTCCACACACTGTTGGATGAGAACCAACAGCAAGCTTTCCTGTTACTGAAGGCTGAGAGAGACTCTCTGAAAGAGGGTCTTATCCAACTTGCTGAGGATGCAGACAGTTATCGTCAGAGATTTGAGAGCATTCGAAAGAACATTGAAGAGCTAGATAGAAGACAGGACAGCTACAATCTGGTGGTTCTGTTG GCGGAAACCGAGGTGCAGTTGTTAAG CCTTGAGACTATAAAccatttttattcaaatgtggAGAGAAGGATGAAGGTTGATGGCATGAGGATGAGCACTCTGGAAAAGTCCATCACAAAGATTGTCCAGAAGAACAAAACGCTTCTGCCTCAACCATGGGAAT TCTCAGAGGCCATCACCTTTGATCCggataaaaaacacaaagacctgACAATCTCGGAGGACAAAACCCAGGTTTCTCTTAGAGGCTCCTTCACCAAGCAATCAAAGGATTGCAGAGCAGCATCAGCCAACATCCTGGCATCTGAGTCCTTCAGCACAGGAAAGCATTACTGGGAGGTGGATGTAGGTGGCTGCCAGAACTGGTCAGTTGGTGTCGCAGAAAATGGCTGGGTTAAAAATGGAGTTGGACATACCACTCTGGGCAGAGACGACAGATCCTGGTTGCTGGAATCAAATGAAGGAAATCTGACAGGAGTGCACCACAATGACGTCAGCACCATCTCTGAGGCCAGCGTACAGAGGCTGGGTGTGCTCGTGGACTGTGATATGGCTAAAGTGAATTTCTATGATGCTCTCACAGGGATGAAACTACACACGCTGTCAATGAACTTCCAGAGTGTGGTTGTCCCTGCCTTCAGCATTAGGCAcatgggggaaagaaaaaattCTAAACTGGTAATTTGCAACCTTAAAAGTACGGGTGACTATCTTGGGGTGATGCTGACTCCAAGAATTCATCGGCAATAA
- the LOC118241430 gene encoding tripartite motif-containing protein 75-like yields the protein MSLHASLTSNKSRIFSSECDACTHVNEIRLYCVNCNETVCDSCLINGSHRNHRYLTLQDAVKNQLEKIKDQSKKVKTNVKKFHDINEIVLRAEKEVQLMYDKTKKNITAQYSELQTLLEQNHEQAFLLLEAERGSVEYTLSRLAEDGDCYQQYSMDMQENIKTLRMKEKTESPTSLLEEINALEMSLETMEEYYFTLNEKLNSHGVRLKAMQDSVQKLFKKNEKILPRPWEFSKAITFDPDEKHKDLTISEDKTQVFLRGSSTKHSKDRRAASANILASQSFTTGKHYWEVDVGGSQNWSVGVAVHNKIKNGVDYYLGNNKRSWVLESDEGDLRARHDNNVSIVKEASVQRLGVFVDCDKGRVRFYDVSTGNVLHTFIIRFKGAVCPAFSLRDQAYSTAQLHICRLTPRDVHYASREGSIDSGTYDMNDVGHRGSTDTSL from the exons ATGAGTTTGCACGCTTCACTTACGTCCAACAAGTCGCGAATATTCTCTAGCGAATGCGACGCTTGCACACATGTAAACGAGATAAGACTGTACTGTGTAAACTGCAATGAAACGGTGTGCGATAGCTGCTTAATTAACGGCAGTCACCGGAATCACAGATATCTAACTTTGCAGGATGCTGTCAAAAATCAGTTG GAAAAAATTAAAGACCAGTCAAAGAAGGTGAAAACTAACGTGAAGAAATTTCATGATATTAACGAAATTGTTTTAAGAGCTGAAAAGGAAGTACAG CTAATGtatgataaaacaaaaaaaaacataacagcCCAGTACAGTGAGCTCCAGACACTGTTGGAGCAGAATCATGAGCAAGCTTTCCTGTTACTGGAAGCTGAGAGAGGATCTGTGGAATATACTCTGTCTCGGCTTGCTGAGGATGGAGACTGTTATCAACAGTACTCAATGGACATGCAGGAGAACATAAAGACGCTCAGGATGAAAGAGAAGACTGAAAGCCCTACCAGTTTGCTG GAGGAAATCAATGCACTGGAAATGAG CCTGGAGACCATGGAGGAGTATTATTTCACTCTGAACGAGAAGTTGAACTCTCATGGCGTAAGGTTGAAGGCTATGCAGGATTCTGTCCAAAAACTATTCAAGAAGAATGAAAAGATACTGCCACGGCCATGGGAAT TCTCAAAGGCCATCACCTTTGATccagatgaaaaacacaaagacctgACAATCTCGGAGGACAAAACCCAGGTTTTTCTTAGAGGCTCCTCCACCAAGCACTCAAAGGATCGCAGAGCAGCATCAGCCAACATCCTGGCATCTCAGTCCTTCACCACAGGAAAGCATTACTGGGAGGTGGATGTAGGTGGCAGCCAGAACTGGTCAGTTGGTGTCGCAGTGCACAATAAGATTAAAAATGGAGTTGATTATTATCTGGGCAACAACAAAAGATCCTGGGTACTGGAATCAGATGAAGGAGATTTGAGGGCGCGTCACGACAATAACGTCAGCATTGTTAAGGAGGCCAGCGTGCAGAggctgggtgtgtttgtggactGTGATAAGGGTAGAGTGAGGTTCTATGATGTCAGTACAGGCAACGTTTTACACACGTTCATTATCCGGTTCAAGGGGGCGGTGTGCCCTGCCTTCAGCCTCAGGGACCAGGCCTATAGCACTGCACAGCTGCATATCTGTAGGCTGACTCCCAGAGATGTGCATTATGCCAGTCGGGAAGGGTCAATAGACTCCGGGACTTATGACATGAATGATGTGGGACATAGAGGATCTACAGATACAAGTCTATAG